The proteins below come from a single Triticum aestivum cultivar Chinese Spring chromosome 5D, IWGSC CS RefSeq v2.1, whole genome shotgun sequence genomic window:
- the LOC123119063 gene encoding proline-rich receptor-like protein kinase PERK4 isoform X2 codes for MLENGAAIAVKRLSKTYMYEKEFLREVECLIKVKHKNVVRFIGYCVDSQGRADSYNGKFVMADVLQRLLCFEYLPHGALDQYITDASTGLDWRKRYKIINGVCEGLHYLHQNRIIHLDLKPQNILLDDNMLPKIADFGLARCFNEKQSRAFTTKIWGTVGYLAPEFSNREVTYRFDLYSLGVIIIEILTGKRGYEDVENILESWSYRLDKSERDIQLEQVRVCAEIGIECIESNPAKRPVSVQHIITRLDETRSMDSSIEAAVTRSSRPQVEADSGDLHCGGLKESSEMSSVSELVDEVMSVAVCATSSDQLRQISPPKGLEEMDNEDLSFSRPSSFLLYRSPTMPVGRTHQKRPDELVAVRLLKSRSSLLEHFTLDTLRAATEEFDDNCRIGSGRFGSVYRGTLPDGREVAIKRAKSWNRDIEMAFNSEMIALARASHENIVCLLGCCSESGECVLVYELMINGTLYDQLHKRSPMAAPVLWWRGRLTIALHAARGIEYMHVHTVPPIIHRDIKSANILLGNLWIAKVTNLGQSSVLNPLDDNGDNPQKQWGTAGYKDPEYYRLQHMMDKSDVYSFGVVLLELMSGCHVVQRYAESVMPKNIVDFAVPHIVADDVARVLDPRLPTPTSHEAEALAYVGYLAADCVGPIGHERPSMTEVVDALERAVAACSTPPVSP; via the exons cTACAAAGATTGCTCTGCTTTGAGTACCTACCTCATGGAGCTCTTGATCAGTACATCACTG ATGCATCTACTGGACTTGACTGGAGAAAGCGCTACAAAATAATCAATGGGGTTTGTGAGGGTTTACATTACCTCCACCAAAATCGAATTATTCACTTGGATCTTAAACCTCAAAACATTTTGTTGGATGATAATATGCTACCAAAAATTGCTGATTTTGGTCTAGCAAGGTGCTTTAATGAAAAGCAAAGTCGCGCTTTCACAACAAAAATATGGGGAACGGT GGGATATTTGGCACCGGAATTCAGCAACCGCGAAGTCACATACCGTTTTGACTTATACAGTCTTGGCGTCATAATCATAGAGATACTAACCGGAAAGAGGGGCTATGAAGATGTTGAGAAT ATACTTGAAAGTTGGAGTTACAGATTGGACAAATCAGAAAGAGACATACAGCTGGAGCAAGTACGAGTATGCGCTGAGATAGGGATAGAGTGCATCGAGTCCAACCCAGCGAAAAGACCAGTTAGTGTGCAGCATATTATCACTCGGCTCGATGAAACAAGAAGTATGGACAGTTCTATCGAAGCTGCCGTGACAAGATCATCAAGACCACAA GTGGAAGCTGATTCCGGCGATCTGCATTGTGGTGGGCTTAAGGAAAGCTCCGAG atgaGCTCTGTCTCCGAGCTGGTGGATGAGGTAATGTCGGTGGCTGTTTGTGCTACGTCATCCGACCAACTGCGGCAAATTAGTCCACCCAAAGGACTAGAAGAGATGGATAACGAG GATTTATCATTCTCCAGACCATCAAGCTTTTTGTTGTATCGAAGTCCAACTATGCCAG TCGGACGTACTCACCAGAAGAGGCCGGATGAGCTGGTCGCCGTGCGGCTTTTGAAAAGCAGGAGCAGTCTGCTGGAGCATTTCACACTTGACACTCTACGGGCAGCGACGGAGGAGTTCGACGACAACTGTCGGATCGGGTCCGGGAGATTCGGGTCGGTATATCGCGGCACGCTCCCGGACGGGCGCGAGGTGGCGATAAAACGGGCCAAGTCTTGGAACCGCGACATCGAGATGGCCTTCAACTCGGAGATGATTGCTCTGGCGCGCGCCAGCCACGAGAACATCGTGTGCCTGCTGGGGTGCTGCTCTGAGTCCGGTGAATGCGTGCTAGTGTACGAGCTCATGATCAATGGCACCCTCTACGACCAGCTCCACAAGCGCAGTCCCATGGCGGCGCCGGTGCTGTGGTGGCGCGGCCGCCTCACCATCGCGCTGCACGCCGCGCGCGGCATCGAGTACATGCACGTCCACACCGTGCCGCCCATCATCCACCGCGACATCAAGTCCGCCAACATCCTCCTTGGCAATTTGTGGATCGCCAAAGTCACCAACTTGGGGCAATCCTCTGTCCTCAATCCCCTCGACGACAACGGTGACAACCCGCAGAAGCAGTGGGGCACGGCGGGGTACAAGGACCCGGAGTACTACCGCTTGCAGCACATGATGGACAAGAGTGACGTGTACAGCTTCGGGGTGGTGCTCCTGGAGCTCATGTCCGGCTGCCATGTCGTGCAGCGGTATGCCGAGAGCGTGATGCCGAAGAACATTGTCGACTTCGCCGTGCCGCACATCGTCGCCGACGACGTCGCGCGTGTGCTCGACCCACGTTTGCCCACGCCGACATCTCACGAGGCCGAGGCCCTCGCCTACGTCGGCTACCTCGCCGCGGACTGCGTCGGCCCCATCGGACACGAGCGCCCCTCCATGACCGAGGTCGTGGACGCCCTCGAGCGCGCGGTCGCGGCCTGCTCCACGCCGCCGGTCTCCCCCTAG